A window of Bacillus sp. DX3.1 genomic DNA:
GAGGCACCAAAATGGGACGTAGCTTAAAAAAAGGACCATTTGTCGATGAGCATTTAATGAGTAAAATGGAAAAATTAGTTGCATCTGAGCAAAAACAAGTTGTTAAAACTTGGTCTCGCCGTTCAACAATCTTCCCACAGTTCATCGGTCATACAATTGCTGTATATGACGGTCGTAAACACGTACCTGTGTACATCACTGAGGACATGGTTGGCCATAAGTTAGGTGAATTCGCACCAACTCGTACGTACAAAGGTCACCTTGCTGACGATAAGAAAACTAGAAGATAATGAGAGGAGGCACTTCAATGCAAGCTAAAGCAGTAGCGAGAACAGTTCGTATTGCTCCTCGTAAAGTTCGTTTAGTAGTAGACTTAATCCGAGGTAAGCAAGTGGGTGAAGCGATTGCTATCCTTAACCACACACCAAAAACTGCTTCTCCAGTTGTAGAAAAAGTTTTAAAATCTGCAATCGCAAATGCAGAGCATAATTATGAAATGGACATTAACAACTTAGTTGTTGAAACAGTTTTCGTTGACGAAGGTCCTACGTTAAAACGTTTCCGTCCACGTGCAATGGGTCGTGCAAGCCAAATTAACAAACGCACAAGCCACATCACAGTTGTGGTATCAGAAAAAAAGGAGGGATAATCGATGGGTCAGAAGGTTAATCCAATTGGTCTTCGTGTCGGTATCATTCGTGA
This region includes:
- the rplV gene encoding 50S ribosomal protein L22; the encoded protein is MQAKAVARTVRIAPRKVRLVVDLIRGKQVGEAIAILNHTPKTASPVVEKVLKSAIANAEHNYEMDINNLVVETVFVDEGPTLKRFRPRAMGRASQINKRTSHITVVVSEKKEG
- the rpsS gene encoding 30S ribosomal protein S19; the encoded protein is MGRSLKKGPFVDEHLMSKMEKLVASEQKQVVKTWSRRSTIFPQFIGHTIAVYDGRKHVPVYITEDMVGHKLGEFAPTRTYKGHLADDKKTRR